From Juglans regia cultivar Chandler chromosome 8, Walnut 2.0, whole genome shotgun sequence, the proteins below share one genomic window:
- the LOC109006837 gene encoding 60S ribosomal protein L18-2-like, with translation MGIDLVAGGKIKKSKRTAPKSDDIYLKLLVKLYRFLVRRTGSKFNAVILKRLFMSKTNKPPLSLSRLIRYMKGKDGKIAVVVGTVTDDIRVYEVPALKVTALRFTETARARIEKAGGECLTFDQLALRAPLGQNTVLLRGPKNAREAVKHFGPAPGVPHSHSKPYVRSKGRKFERARGKRNSKGFRV, from the exons ATG GGGATCGATCTGGTCGCAGGAGGTAAGATCAAGAAATCCAAGCGTACTGCTCCGAAATCCGATGATATCTACCTTAAACTCCTCGTCAAG CTTTATCGGTTCCTTGTTCGGAGAACTGGCAGCAAGTTCAATGCAGTCATTCTTAAGCGCTTGTTCATGAGCAAAACCAACAAGCCACCACTTTCTCTGTCCAGGTTGATCCGTTACATGAAGGGAaag GATGGTAAGATTGCTGTGGTTGTGGGGACCGTGACCGATGATATTAGGGTTTATGAAGTTCCTGCCTTGAAGGTCACAGCACTGAGATTTACTGAGACAGCTAGGGCGAGAATTGAGAAGGCTGGCGGTGAGTGCTTGACGTTTGACCAACTGGCTCTGAGGGCTCCACTGGGACAGAACACG GTTCTTCTCAGAGGTCCAAAGAATGCTCGTGAGGCAGTGAAACACTTTGGTCCCGCACCTGGTGTGCCACACAGCCACAGCAAGCCCTATGTACGATCAAAGGGAAGGAAGTTTGAGAGGGCCCGAGGAAAGAGGAACAGCAAGGGATTTAGGGTTTGA